In Gemmatimonadota bacterium, a single window of DNA contains:
- a CDS encoding type II toxin-antitoxin system RelE/ParE family toxin: MISEFPRLGAPGPKGTRSMHLHRFPYSIVYRIGADDVIRVFALQHGRRDPESWHDRL; encoded by the coding sequence TTGATCTCTGAGTTCCCGCGGCTGGGTGCTCCAGGGCCCAAGGGGACCCGAAGTATGCATCTCCACCGGTTCCCGTATTCCATCGTATACAGGATTGGAGCCGACGACGTCATCCGTGTATTCGCCCTGCAGCACGGGCGTCGAGACCCGGAGTCTTGGCACGATCGCCTTTGA
- a CDS encoding ImmA/IrrE family metallo-endopeptidase, whose translation MLLPAQAFIFYSRGVSAAADRLEALEQGQVDPSRPMLVKMVKQYRRPLVTFYLPEPPRTGDRGQDFRTLPPDYSEGDEAVGRASAVHRVGRGFALADEVAPFVVINHQDHRGAWSFTLLHELTHLWLGETGVSGELHSPSSSVTSRRSGTSVTRWSPTSSSGST comes from the coding sequence ATGCTCCTGCCCGCGCAAGCGTTCATCTTCTACTCGAGAGGGGTTTCCGCGGCAGCGGACCGGTTGGAGGCGTTGGAGCAGGGTCAGGTGGACCCGAGCCGTCCAATGTTGGTGAAAATGGTCAAGCAGTACCGACGCCCACTGGTCACGTTCTACCTCCCAGAGCCGCCTCGGACAGGAGATCGTGGCCAGGATTTTCGAACCCTTCCGCCGGACTACTCTGAAGGCGATGAGGCGGTAGGGAGAGCTTCTGCCGTTCATCGGGTCGGCCGTGGATTTGCCCTGGCAGACGAGGTCGCTCCCTTCGTTGTGATCAATCATCAAGATCATCGAGGCGCTTGGTCCTTTACTCTGCTCCATGAGTTGACCCATCTGTGGCTTGGCGAGACCGGTGTGAGTGGAGAGCTACACTCGCCGTCCTCGTCGGTGACTTCGCGTCGGAGCGGAACGTCAGTCACTCGATGGTCGCCTACAAGCTCTTCCGGCTCGACATGA
- a CDS encoding addiction module protein codes for MSSSVRALEAAALLLPPGDRAKLAQRLLSSLDRNPKVEAAWDEEIRRRVEAFEAGLYEEIPAEQVFAEARARLER; via the coding sequence ATGTCCTCGTCGGTCCGCGCCCTTGAGGCGGCCGCACTCCTCCTCCCTCCGGGGGACCGCGCGAAGCTCGCCCAACGTCTGCTGTCCAGTCTGGATCGAAACCCAAAAGTGGAGGCAGCGTGGGACGAGGAAATCAGACGCCGCGTCGAGGCGTTCGAGGCCGGACTCTACGAAGAGATCCCGGCGGAGCAGGTCTTCGCGGAGGCTCGGGCGCGTCTAGAACGATAG
- a CDS encoding tetratricopeptide repeat protein codes for MRRGQRGEIGSALRLARKAFDAAPSPVARGRASQVLGEALLHTGLAATDPTTALTHLTEALRHDPDSSRLGFYRALALLAVGRTEEGRTALEGSIDATDWEPPMGGGEYARQLARVAAGEAWSAAGLSEAEAADLRSLWDFRPTDARAGQREQPDRASAQTTLFDEPPGPAWRALLALNADPRSAPVAELEEAVAAVPEPARPRLHYYQGVAALRRGEREQAMELWLSAARTEQEMPWLQRNLGALLRKKAIELAQAGQWRDVVQLAARVPPGVEDRILPETAALAHDHLGHEAAQAGRWSDAAGHWREAEKMHPRRALAQNLALAEEALGRWSRAAEAWRAVARRRPRKPDHPDYLSDAEVAALWAHAADCYERSEREERSERDGFNGLYGRYEHSECEAAALTCVETALKYAPDDVELRLKRADLLLARDSVAPAEQELERLLELDPRHTDALRLRANLEDAKPHADGASLWRRLLEIAPSDAEARDSLAESYVARLVSKTAVWWSGAKPRPLREQIRVIEEGLGEVPDHPRLLTVLGQLYRTDEKHEKARETLLRSLDVAPGNANVADTVLHELLHIPSVDEGTIEEVMAHARALPELQPEFWVHQAEQLLACDLPEVWFERFVEEALALAGRPGVPDSRATVLFRAHSIAWEEGSSELAEGLEARIRTEEPASGAVEVIEARRRMEEDDLRGAQRLFRQAERRARRARDSSLQTLIADESMGGGEIGDVFHMFAEMFE; via the coding sequence GTGCGCCGGGGGCAGCGTGGTGAGATCGGGTCGGCCCTCCGCTTGGCCCGCAAGGCGTTCGATGCGGCGCCGTCACCGGTCGCGCGTGGACGGGCCAGCCAGGTGCTGGGGGAAGCCCTCCTCCATACAGGGTTGGCGGCGACCGACCCGACGACGGCGCTCACCCACCTGACCGAAGCCCTCCGCCACGATCCCGATTCATCCCGCCTAGGATTCTACCGTGCGCTGGCGCTACTCGCAGTCGGGCGAACCGAGGAAGGCCGGACGGCACTCGAGGGGAGCATCGATGCCACGGATTGGGAGCCGCCCATGGGTGGCGGCGAGTATGCGCGCCAGCTCGCGCGAGTGGCGGCGGGCGAAGCGTGGAGCGCCGCGGGGCTGTCCGAAGCCGAAGCCGCGGATCTCCGATCGCTATGGGACTTCAGGCCCACTGACGCCCGTGCGGGGCAGAGGGAGCAGCCTGACCGCGCGTCTGCGCAGACCACCCTGTTTGATGAACCACCAGGGCCGGCGTGGCGGGCGCTCCTGGCCCTGAACGCGGACCCGCGCAGCGCACCCGTGGCGGAGCTGGAGGAGGCCGTGGCCGCCGTACCGGAGCCCGCTCGACCCCGCCTCCACTACTACCAGGGCGTGGCCGCGCTTCGGCGAGGTGAGCGTGAGCAGGCCATGGAGCTGTGGCTGTCCGCAGCCCGCACTGAGCAGGAAATGCCGTGGCTCCAACGGAACCTGGGTGCCCTCCTCCGTAAGAAGGCGATCGAGCTCGCGCAAGCAGGCCAGTGGCGCGACGTGGTACAGCTTGCCGCACGCGTCCCACCCGGGGTGGAGGACCGCATCCTGCCCGAAACGGCCGCGCTGGCGCACGACCACCTGGGTCATGAGGCCGCCCAGGCCGGCCGTTGGTCCGATGCGGCCGGCCACTGGCGCGAAGCCGAGAAGATGCACCCCCGGCGCGCGCTGGCGCAGAACCTGGCGCTGGCCGAGGAGGCGCTGGGCCGCTGGTCCCGCGCCGCCGAAGCCTGGAGGGCGGTGGCACGCCGCCGCCCGCGTAAGCCGGACCATCCCGACTATCTGTCCGACGCCGAGGTCGCCGCGCTGTGGGCTCACGCGGCCGATTGCTACGAGCGCTCCGAGCGCGAAGAGCGGTCCGAGCGCGACGGGTTCAACGGGCTCTACGGGCGCTACGAGCATTCCGAGTGCGAGGCCGCGGCGCTAACCTGCGTGGAGACCGCCCTCAAGTACGCGCCGGATGATGTGGAACTCCGCCTCAAGCGGGCGGACCTCCTGCTCGCCCGCGACTCCGTGGCTCCCGCCGAGCAGGAGTTGGAACGGCTCCTCGAACTCGATCCGCGTCACACGGATGCCCTTCGTCTTCGCGCCAACCTGGAGGATGCGAAGCCGCACGCGGACGGGGCGTCCCTGTGGCGCCGGTTGCTCGAGATCGCTCCCAGCGACGCCGAAGCGCGCGACAGCCTGGCGGAGAGCTACGTGGCACGGCTTGTGTCGAAGACGGCGGTGTGGTGGAGCGGAGCGAAGCCGCGTCCGCTGCGCGAACAGATTCGCGTGATTGAAGAGGGACTAGGGGAGGTGCCCGACCACCCCCGGCTCCTCACGGTGCTGGGGCAGCTCTACAGGACGGACGAAAAGCACGAAAAAGCGCGCGAGACGCTGCTCCGTAGCCTGGACGTCGCCCCCGGGAACGCGAACGTCGCCGACACCGTCCTACACGAGTTGCTGCACATTCCGTCGGTCGACGAAGGCACGATCGAGGAGGTGATGGCTCACGCTCGGGCCCTTCCCGAGCTACAGCCGGAGTTCTGGGTCCATCAGGCCGAGCAACTGCTCGCGTGCGATCTCCCGGAGGTGTGGTTCGAGCGCTTTGTCGAGGAGGCGCTGGCCCTCGCCGGTCGGCCCGGAGTGCCCGACAGCCGGGCCACCGTGCTGTTCCGTGCCCACTCCATCGCCTGGGAGGAAGGCAGCTCCGAGCTGGCCGAGGGCCTGGAGGCGCGCATTCGCACGGAGGAGCCCGCGAGCGGCGCGGTAGAAGTCATAGAGGCCAGGCGCCGAATGGAGGAGGATGACCTGCGGGGCGCTCAGCGCCTGTTCCGTCAGGCCGAACGGCGAGCCCGCCGCGCGCGCGACTCGAGCCTGCAGACCCTCATCGCGGACGAGAGTATGGGCGGCGGTGAGATAGGGGACGTGTTTCACATGTTCGCAGAGATGTTCGAATGA